In Kiritimatiellia bacterium, a single window of DNA contains:
- a CDS encoding efflux RND transporter periplasmic adaptor subunit, whose protein sequence is MKRSGYVGTAILLLAIGFLAGRSCDRHGGNPSGAPSKDLEDKAELWTCSMHPQIRQSKPGLCPLCGMDLIPVETDSALEAEPRQLTLSPAARALAEVAVAPVERRHVPVEIRMVGKVQFDETRLATIAPRIPGRIDRLHANYAGLAVKSGDPLAELYSPDLVSAQQELLQAFKNPAGAGLLDAARERLRLWGLTAEQIAGIEQSGAVREHVTFYAPLGGVVVEKEAREGQYVEPGMRLFTVADLTHVWVILDAYESDIALLREGQEVEFEAEAYPGESFKGAIAFIDPLLDPMTRTVKVRVHAPNDDGRLKPEMFVRAIVRAGMSGPGGPPLVIPATAPLLTGKRAVVYVALPGTEGTYAGRDIVLGPRAGDWFVVREGLQEGERVVVNGAFKLDSSLQIQGQPSLMAPGSGAPPVAAPAPRPQTLCPIMGGKIDKTQYADHQGLRIYFCCGGCEAEFAKDPDKHIAAMRAAGIEPERLPGEGHDH, encoded by the coding sequence ATGAAAAGAAGCGGATATGTGGGAACGGCGATCCTGCTCCTGGCGATCGGATTCCTTGCCGGCCGGAGTTGTGACCGACACGGAGGGAACCCTTCGGGCGCGCCTTCCAAAGACCTCGAGGACAAGGCGGAACTCTGGACCTGTTCCATGCACCCGCAGATTCGCCAGTCGAAGCCCGGGCTGTGCCCGTTGTGCGGCATGGACTTGATCCCGGTGGAAACGGATTCCGCCCTGGAGGCGGAACCGCGCCAACTGACGCTGTCGCCGGCGGCCCGGGCCCTGGCGGAGGTGGCCGTCGCGCCCGTCGAGCGTCGTCATGTCCCCGTGGAGATTCGCATGGTCGGCAAGGTGCAGTTCGACGAAACGCGCCTGGCCACTATCGCTCCGCGCATCCCCGGACGCATTGACCGGCTGCATGCGAACTACGCCGGCCTGGCGGTGAAGTCCGGCGATCCCCTGGCGGAGCTGTACAGCCCCGACCTGGTTTCGGCCCAGCAGGAACTTTTGCAGGCGTTCAAGAACCCGGCCGGCGCCGGGCTCCTCGATGCCGCGCGCGAACGCCTGCGGCTCTGGGGCCTGACCGCCGAGCAGATCGCCGGCATCGAGCAAAGCGGCGCCGTGCGCGAGCATGTGACGTTCTACGCGCCCCTCGGCGGCGTCGTGGTGGAGAAGGAGGCGCGGGAAGGCCAGTACGTGGAGCCGGGGATGCGCCTGTTCACCGTGGCGGACCTGACCCATGTCTGGGTGATCCTCGACGCCTACGAGTCGGACATCGCCTTGCTGCGGGAAGGCCAGGAGGTCGAGTTCGAGGCTGAGGCGTATCCGGGCGAATCGTTCAAGGGCGCCATCGCGTTCATTGATCCGCTGCTCGACCCGATGACCCGGACGGTCAAGGTGCGCGTCCACGCGCCGAATGACGACGGCCGGCTGAAACCGGAGATGTTCGTCCGCGCCATCGTCCGGGCCGGGATGTCCGGGCCGGGCGGCCCGCCGCTCGTCATCCCGGCGACCGCCCCCCTGCTCACCGGCAAGCGGGCGGTGGTCTACGTGGCCCTGCCCGGGACCGAGGGGACGTATGCAGGCCGCGACATCGTTCTCGGGCCTCGGGCGGGCGACTGGTTTGTCGTCCGCGAGGGATTGCAGGAAGGCGAACGGGTCGTCGTGAACGGGGCGTTCAAGCTCGACAGCTCGCTGCAAATCCAGGGCCAGCCCAGCCTGATGGCGCCGGGGAGCGGCGCCCCGCCGGTGGCCGCGCCGGCCCCGCGCCCCCAAACCCTGTGCCCGATCATGGGAGGCAAAATAGACAAGACGCAGTATGCAGACCACCAGGGCTTGAGAATCTATTTCTGCTGCGGCGGCTGCGAGGCGGAGTTCGCCAAGGACCCGGACAAGCATATCGCCGCCATGCGGGCGGCGGGAATAGAACCCGAGCGTCTCCCCGGAGAAGGCCATGACCACTGA
- a CDS encoding amidohydrolase family protein has product MRRNIIDVHTHVFPDDLAARALKHLAGNSGEQAFTDGTAGGLQASMRRHGIALSVTQPVSTRPAQTPTINAYVMALRQPDLIHFGTLHPDYENPGAEIERLARGGIKGIKFHPDYQNFFVDEERMFPVYEKMARAGLIAFFHAGVDIGLPPPVHCPPDRLARVLDRVPDLTVVAAHFGGFKMWDEVDRHLVGRNLWLESSFTLAWFPAAEFVRMARRHGIGRVMFGTDSPWADPGAEIALMEKTGLDEAELAAVFHDNAARLLGR; this is encoded by the coding sequence ATGCGGCGGAACATCATCGACGTGCATACGCACGTGTTCCCGGACGACCTGGCGGCGCGCGCCCTGAAGCACCTGGCCGGCAACTCCGGCGAACAGGCTTTCACCGACGGCACCGCGGGCGGCCTCCAGGCCTCCATGCGCCGGCACGGCATCGCCTTGAGCGTCACCCAACCGGTGTCCACGCGCCCGGCCCAGACGCCCACCATCAACGCCTATGTCATGGCCCTGCGCCAGCCGGACTTGATCCACTTCGGCACGCTGCATCCCGATTACGAGAACCCGGGCGCCGAGATCGAGCGCCTGGCCCGCGGCGGCATCAAGGGCATCAAGTTCCACCCCGACTACCAGAACTTCTTCGTGGACGAGGAGCGGATGTTCCCGGTTTACGAAAAAATGGCCCGGGCCGGACTGATCGCCTTTTTTCACGCCGGGGTGGACATCGGCCTGCCGCCGCCCGTTCACTGCCCGCCGGACCGGCTCGCCCGGGTCCTCGATCGCGTCCCCGACTTGACCGTGGTCGCCGCGCACTTCGGCGGGTTCAAGATGTGGGACGAGGTGGACCGCCACCTCGTCGGCAGGAACCTGTGGCTCGAATCGTCCTTCACGCTGGCGTGGTTCCCGGCCGCCGAGTTCGTCCGCATGGCGCGGCGGCACGGGATCGGCCGCGTGATGTTCGGCACGGATTCGCCGTGGGCCGACCCGGGCGCCGAGATCGCGCTGATGGAGAAGACCGGCCTGGACGAGGCCGAGCTTGCCGCGGTCTTCCACGACAACGCCGCGCGGCTGCTCGGACGGTAA
- a CDS encoding carboxy terminal-processing peptidase: MKAWKSWGGPALLLASGIVWAAARSPSAPAEAAPSEAARLVARRLPQWHLSALPMDDQRAADALDRFLAFLDFDRSYFLAADVERFRTAVTNLDNRLAAGDVAFAYEVYDVLRERVSNRVAFAEGLLKEPFDLGQDETYVWKRKDAEWPADEPAWDDLWRRKIKNQYIAHLVNRELADATNAVAAAAPEDTPAEPAEEIDPPTDLRLAPEEAIRKSYRQYLDVLNDNRAEWPADRYLTAFAQAYDPHTDYMSASQTEDFEIGMQLSLVGIGARLTSEDGAAKIDQLIPGGPAEKDGRLKPNDKIIAVAQGDGEPVSILHWPLSKAVRLIRGEKNTKVVLSVIPASDPAGTTVVKIDLIREEVKLEDQAAKASIQEVAGSDGRTRKLGVITLPDFYADVRPVRGRGPEPRSSAQDVRRLLEELGTNGVEGLVLDLRNNGGGLLAEAVRMTGLFIERGPVVQVSDGRRSQVMSDSDPEVVYDGPMIVLVNRQTASASEILAGALQDYGRAVIAGDSKTHGKGTVQTLAELKDGQPALGKLKITTASFYRINGGSTQLRGVEPDIVTPSSLDTLEIGEETLPHALPWSQIRTLTYAFATPLREALPALQKKVEERRRNDARYQAYLELLNRLAERQKEPAVSLNFEKRLELARAEKELSRQLREKDAGKDEQADAMLNETLQILSDLISLTSEPAAPAAADGPVTASGPAS, from the coding sequence ATGAAAGCGTGGAAATCGTGGGGAGGGCCGGCGCTGCTGCTGGCCAGCGGGATCGTCTGGGCCGCGGCCCGGAGCCCCTCGGCGCCCGCCGAGGCGGCCCCGTCCGAGGCGGCCCGGCTTGTGGCCCGCCGCCTGCCCCAGTGGCACCTGTCGGCGCTGCCGATGGACGACCAGCGCGCCGCCGACGCCCTTGACCGGTTCCTGGCCTTCCTGGATTTCGACCGGAGCTACTTCCTGGCCGCCGACGTCGAGCGGTTCCGGACCGCGGTCACCAACCTGGACAACCGCCTGGCCGCCGGCGACGTCGCCTTCGCCTACGAAGTCTACGACGTGCTGCGCGAGCGCGTGAGCAACCGCGTCGCGTTCGCGGAGGGCCTGCTGAAGGAGCCCTTCGACCTCGGGCAGGACGAGACCTACGTCTGGAAGCGCAAGGACGCCGAGTGGCCCGCCGACGAGCCGGCCTGGGACGACCTGTGGCGCCGGAAGATCAAGAACCAGTACATCGCGCACCTGGTCAACCGCGAACTGGCCGATGCCACGAACGCGGTCGCCGCGGCCGCGCCGGAAGACACGCCCGCGGAGCCGGCGGAAGAAATCGACCCGCCCACCGACCTGCGCCTCGCGCCCGAGGAGGCCATCCGGAAGAGCTACCGCCAGTACCTGGACGTCCTCAACGACAACCGGGCCGAGTGGCCGGCGGACCGCTACCTGACCGCCTTCGCCCAAGCCTACGACCCCCACACGGACTACATGTCCGCCAGCCAGACCGAGGATTTCGAGATCGGCATGCAGCTCTCCCTCGTCGGCATCGGCGCCCGCCTGACCAGCGAGGACGGCGCCGCCAAGATCGACCAGCTCATCCCCGGCGGCCCGGCCGAGAAGGACGGGCGGCTCAAGCCGAACGACAAGATCATCGCCGTGGCCCAGGGCGACGGGGAGCCCGTGAGCATCCTGCACTGGCCGTTGAGCAAGGCGGTCCGCCTGATCCGCGGGGAGAAGAACACCAAGGTCGTGCTCTCCGTGATCCCGGCGTCCGACCCGGCGGGCACGACCGTGGTCAAAATCGATCTCATCCGCGAAGAGGTGAAGCTCGAGGACCAGGCCGCCAAGGCCTCCATCCAGGAGGTCGCCGGGTCCGACGGCCGGACGCGCAAGCTGGGGGTGATCACGCTGCCCGACTTCTACGCGGATGTCCGGCCGGTGCGCGGGCGCGGGCCCGAGCCGCGCAGCTCGGCGCAGGACGTGCGCCGGCTGCTGGAGGAACTCGGGACCAACGGCGTCGAGGGGCTCGTGCTGGACCTCCGCAACAACGGCGGAGGGCTGCTGGCGGAGGCCGTGCGCATGACGGGGCTGTTCATCGAGCGCGGCCCCGTGGTGCAGGTCAGCGACGGCCGCCGCAGCCAGGTGATGAGCGATTCCGACCCGGAGGTGGTATACGACGGGCCGATGATCGTGCTGGTCAACCGGCAGACCGCATCCGCGTCGGAGATCCTGGCCGGCGCGCTGCAGGATTACGGGCGGGCGGTCATCGCGGGCGACTCCAAGACCCACGGCAAGGGCACCGTGCAGACGCTGGCCGAGTTGAAGGACGGGCAGCCCGCGCTGGGCAAACTGAAGATCACCACGGCCAGTTTCTACCGGATCAACGGCGGCTCCACCCAGTTGCGCGGGGTCGAGCCGGACATCGTGACCCCGTCCAGCCTGGACACCCTGGAGATCGGCGAGGAGACCCTGCCGCACGCCCTGCCCTGGTCGCAAATCCGGACCCTGACCTATGCCTTCGCCACGCCCCTGCGCGAGGCGCTTCCCGCGCTGCAGAAGAAAGTCGAAGAGCGGCGCCGGAACGACGCCCGGTATCAGGCCTACCTGGAGTTGCTGAACCGGCTCGCCGAGCGGCAGAAGGAGCCGGCCGTCTCGCTCAACTTCGAGAAGCGCCTCGAACTGGCCCGCGCGGAAAAGGAATTGAGCCGGCAGCTCCGGGAGAAGGACGCGGGCAAGGACGAGCAGGCCGACGCCATGCTCAACGAGACCCTGCAGATTTTAAGCGACCTGATCTCGCTGACGTCCGAACCGGCCGCGCCCGCGGCGGCGGACGGCCCCGTCACGGCGTCCGGCCCGGCGTCCTGA
- a CDS encoding Hsp20/alpha crystallin family protein codes for MTRNILVQWAQIQRKLTGLSDHTLEPHGAGAWSPNTDVYESADDVVIKMELAGVPAESLHIVLENRVVHVEGLRRDPHSGESAAGYRFRQMEIEYGAFRRTLELPFAVDGEQAAARMQNGILTIKLPRARESSGQKITVTTESEP; via the coding sequence ATGACCCGCAATATCCTGGTGCAGTGGGCGCAGATCCAGCGGAAGCTGACCGGCCTGTCCGACCACACGCTCGAGCCTCATGGCGCGGGGGCCTGGTCGCCCAACACGGACGTGTACGAGAGCGCGGACGACGTGGTGATCAAGATGGAGTTGGCCGGCGTGCCGGCGGAGAGCCTCCACATCGTCCTCGAAAACCGCGTGGTGCATGTCGAGGGGCTCCGCCGCGACCCGCACAGCGGCGAGAGCGCCGCCGGCTACCGGTTCCGCCAGATGGAGATCGAGTACGGGGCCTTCCGCCGGACCCTCGAGCTCCCGTTCGCCGTGGACGGGGAGCAGGCGGCGGCCCGGATGCAGAACGGCATCCTCACGATCAAGCTCCCCCGCGCCCGGGAGTCGAGCGGGCAGAAGATCACCGTCACCACGGAAAGCGAGCCATGA
- a CDS encoding TolC family protein, translating to MSMTRTPWRNAAVLLLSVGGVVARGQAGAGDWPGPEDGATLDQYLERAFRENPGLKGVRQEWQAAVERATQAGALDDPQLSFEQFVEQKDVRWQVALTQAIPLFGRRGLMKKEAAAEAEAASHEFEAARLDLYDRVSRAFYDYHLQGRSLAALEEHERLLADLEHVTRARYEAGTARFADVTKAQVERERTSSEAAALRDERRLRSDQLAALLDLTVYEPLPWPKTSPSAPALPDDAVLFGLIDDLNPELKAAQALIEKNRYTEKLARRVGLPDLMLGAGVMSMPGMEGGGDEYDASLMVGITLPWWRGKNAARRREAAALAESARNRKADQRNALTVELRRAIVMHRDAARRVALFRDSLIPKAEQTYEVVRQDFVAGRTDFMDVVDAQRTLLDFRLSYERALVDLELAVVEIGCCIGKYGAELQETLGTPARTGP from the coding sequence GTGAGTATGACGCGGACGCCCTGGCGAAATGCCGCGGTCCTGCTGCTGTCGGTGGGCGGCGTCGTGGCGCGCGGACAGGCGGGCGCGGGGGACTGGCCGGGCCCGGAGGACGGCGCCACGCTGGATCAATACCTGGAGAGGGCTTTCCGCGAGAATCCCGGGTTGAAGGGGGTTCGCCAGGAGTGGCAGGCCGCCGTGGAGCGTGCGACGCAGGCGGGCGCCCTGGACGATCCGCAGTTGTCCTTCGAGCAGTTTGTCGAGCAGAAGGACGTGCGCTGGCAGGTCGCGCTGACCCAGGCGATTCCCCTGTTCGGCCGCCGCGGGCTAATGAAAAAGGAAGCCGCGGCGGAAGCCGAAGCGGCGAGCCATGAATTCGAGGCGGCCCGGCTGGATCTCTACGACCGGGTCAGCCGGGCCTTTTACGACTATCACCTGCAAGGCCGCTCCCTCGCCGCGCTGGAGGAACACGAGCGGCTGCTCGCCGACCTGGAGCACGTGACCCGGGCCCGGTACGAGGCCGGCACGGCCCGGTTCGCGGACGTGACGAAGGCGCAGGTGGAGCGGGAACGGACCTCCAGCGAAGCGGCCGCCCTGCGGGACGAGCGGCGTCTCCGGTCGGACCAACTGGCCGCCCTGCTGGACCTGACCGTGTACGAGCCCCTGCCCTGGCCGAAGACCTCTCCATCGGCCCCCGCGCTTCCGGACGACGCCGTGTTGTTCGGCCTGATCGACGACCTCAACCCGGAGCTGAAGGCGGCGCAGGCCCTGATCGAAAAAAATCGATATACCGAAAAGCTGGCCCGGCGGGTCGGCCTGCCGGACCTGATGCTGGGGGCCGGGGTCATGAGCATGCCGGGCATGGAGGGAGGCGGGGACGAGTACGACGCCTCGCTCATGGTGGGCATCACGCTGCCGTGGTGGCGCGGGAAGAACGCGGCGCGGAGGCGGGAGGCCGCGGCCCTGGCGGAATCGGCCCGGAACCGGAAGGCCGATCAGCGCAACGCGCTCACGGTGGAACTGCGCCGGGCGATCGTGATGCACCGGGACGCCGCGCGCCGGGTGGCGCTGTTCCGGGATTCGCTGATCCCCAAGGCGGAGCAGACCTATGAGGTCGTCCGGCAGGATTTCGTGGCCGGACGGACGGACTTCATGGACGTCGTGGACGCGCAGCGGACGCTGCTCGATTTCCGGCTGTCGTACGAGCGCGCGCTGGTGGATTTGGAACTGGCCGTGGTGGAGATCGGCTGCTGCATCGGCAAATACGGGGCGGAGCTTCAGGAGACGCTGGGGACCCCCGCGCGCACCGGCCCCTGA
- a CDS encoding efflux RND transporter permease subunit — MTTDEGRPVGLLDRVIRFCLEQKLVVALLVLFVIAWGVMVAPFDWNLGGLPRNPVAVDAIPDIGENQQIVFSEWMGRSPRDVDDQVTYPLTVSLLGIPGVKTVRSTSMFGFSMIYVIFEEAVPFEAAQNRVIARLNGLPAGILPPDVKPALGPYATALGQIFWYTLEGRDPDGQPAGGWDLHELRTIQDWTVRYHLQAAEGITEVAPVGGFAQEYQVDADPDAMRAHDVSLEEVFRAVRMSNLDVGARQIELNRVEYLIRARGFIRNIADIENTVVKVNENVPIYVKNVARVALGPAYREGALDKEGTEAVGGVVVVRHGYNPLAAIRNVKEKIAEIAPSLPVKAVVDYDRTTRAELETFARGRGFEAYAGAELNQESWAPWLASTPREQWPKGITTSRITLVPFYDRTGLIYETLGTLNNALYEQVLITTIVVIVMASQLGLSLLISAVMPLAVFMAFIAMKVVGVEANIVSLSGIAIAIGTIVDMGIILCQNIVQHLEDAKGSGGRVQGSGNTPPEPRTLNPETSLEVIYRAATEVGRAVLTAIATTVVGFLPVFFMTGPEGKLFRPLAFTKTFCLIGSVIVALTVIPAAAHILFSGKVRSKTAQRLGPAGLIAAGALLGLRLHWWSAGTLLAIVGLYLLVADRFPARVRRFTPWLANALVILSVGVLLTRNWLPLGLEAGFARNFILVAVFIGGLLGLFHLAQRFYAPMLRWFLAHKLAFLAMPAAMVAVGYMGWLGFGTLFGFVPRAAEKVGIDAASVRRTRVWSTLVHAFPGLGKEFMPPLDEGSFLYMPTTMPHASLGEALDVIRKQDMAIRAIPEVESVVGKIGRADSALDPAPVNMIETVITYKPEYIADRDGRRLSFRYDKKLREFVRENGELIPDPRGRPFRQWRDEIRSPDDIWKEIVAAAQVPGTTSAPRLQPIAARIVMLQSGMRAPMGVKVKGPDLDSVERGGLEIERFLKEVPEVEPAAVIADRIVGKPYLEIDIRREAIARYGLQIADVQDVIEVAIGGARLTTTVEGRKRFPVRVRYLRELRDSVETLERILVPAMGGAQIPLAQLADIRYVRGPEAIKSEDTFLIGYVLFDKKPGQAEVDVVEACQRYLAAKQASGELKLPPGVSYRFAGSYENQLHAQKTLSVILPMTLFVIFMIIYFQFRSVITTSLVFATIFVCWAGGLLLIWLYGQPWFLNVSILGVDLRHLFQVHPVNMSIAVWVGFLALFGIASDDAVVICTYMDQRFGKVKPATVGEIRESTVYAGQRRIRACLMTTATTILALLPVLTSTGRGADIMVPMSLPAFGGMAIEVITLFMAPVLYCWVKEKRLKG; from the coding sequence ATGACCACTGACGAAGGCCGGCCGGTCGGCCTGCTGGACCGCGTCATCCGCTTCTGCCTCGAGCAGAAGCTGGTCGTCGCGCTGCTCGTGCTTTTCGTGATCGCGTGGGGCGTCATGGTCGCGCCGTTCGACTGGAACCTCGGCGGGCTGCCGCGCAACCCGGTGGCCGTGGACGCCATTCCCGACATCGGCGAGAACCAGCAGATCGTCTTCAGCGAATGGATGGGCCGCTCGCCCCGCGACGTGGACGACCAGGTGACCTACCCGCTGACGGTTTCCCTGCTCGGCATTCCGGGCGTGAAAACGGTCCGCAGCACCTCGATGTTCGGATTCTCGATGATCTATGTCATCTTCGAGGAAGCCGTGCCCTTCGAGGCCGCGCAGAACCGCGTCATCGCGCGGCTGAACGGGCTTCCCGCCGGCATTCTCCCGCCGGACGTGAAGCCCGCGCTGGGCCCCTATGCCACGGCGCTGGGCCAGATCTTCTGGTACACCCTCGAGGGTCGCGACCCGGACGGGCAGCCGGCCGGGGGTTGGGACCTGCACGAGTTGCGCACGATCCAGGACTGGACGGTCCGTTATCACCTGCAAGCCGCCGAGGGCATCACGGAAGTCGCGCCCGTGGGCGGGTTTGCCCAGGAATACCAGGTGGACGCGGACCCCGACGCCATGCGGGCGCACGACGTGTCGCTGGAGGAGGTCTTCCGCGCCGTGCGCATGTCGAACCTCGACGTGGGCGCCCGGCAAATCGAACTGAACCGGGTGGAGTACCTGATCCGCGCGCGGGGGTTCATCCGGAACATCGCGGACATCGAGAACACCGTCGTCAAGGTGAACGAGAACGTGCCGATCTACGTGAAGAACGTCGCCCGGGTCGCGCTGGGGCCGGCCTACCGGGAGGGCGCGCTGGACAAGGAAGGGACGGAAGCCGTGGGCGGCGTGGTCGTCGTCCGGCACGGCTACAACCCCCTGGCCGCGATCCGGAACGTGAAGGAAAAGATCGCCGAGATCGCGCCGTCGCTCCCCGTGAAGGCCGTCGTGGATTACGACCGGACCACGCGCGCCGAACTGGAGACCTTCGCCCGCGGCCGCGGATTCGAGGCTTATGCCGGCGCGGAGTTGAACCAGGAGTCCTGGGCGCCGTGGCTGGCTTCCACGCCCCGCGAGCAGTGGCCGAAGGGGATCACCACCAGCCGCATCACCCTGGTGCCCTTCTACGACCGGACCGGGCTGATCTATGAAACGCTGGGCACGCTCAACAATGCGCTCTACGAGCAGGTGCTCATCACGACCATCGTCGTCATCGTCATGGCCTCGCAGCTGGGCCTCTCGCTCCTGATCAGCGCCGTGATGCCGCTGGCCGTGTTCATGGCCTTTATCGCCATGAAAGTGGTCGGCGTGGAAGCCAACATCGTTTCGCTCTCGGGCATTGCGATCGCCATCGGCACGATCGTGGACATGGGGATCATCCTCTGCCAGAACATAGTCCAGCACCTCGAGGATGCGAAGGGTTCAGGAGGGAGGGTTCAGGGTTCAGGAAACACCCCCCCTGAACCCCGAACCCTGAACCCCGAAACCTCTCTGGAGGTGATCTACCGGGCTGCGACCGAAGTCGGCCGCGCGGTTCTGACGGCCATTGCCACGACCGTGGTCGGATTCCTGCCGGTCTTTTTCATGACCGGCCCCGAGGGCAAGCTGTTCCGCCCGCTGGCCTTCACCAAGACGTTCTGCCTGATCGGCTCGGTGATCGTCGCCCTGACGGTGATCCCAGCGGCGGCGCACATCCTGTTTTCCGGGAAGGTCCGGTCGAAAACGGCCCAACGCCTCGGCCCTGCCGGCCTGATCGCCGCCGGCGCGCTGCTCGGCCTCCGGCTGCATTGGTGGTCGGCCGGGACACTGTTGGCGATCGTCGGACTCTATCTCCTGGTCGCGGACCGGTTCCCCGCGCGCGTGCGCCGGTTCACCCCGTGGCTCGCTAACGCGCTGGTTATTCTATCGGTCGGCGTCCTGCTCACCCGGAACTGGTTGCCGCTCGGCCTCGAGGCGGGCTTTGCGCGGAATTTCATTCTCGTGGCGGTATTCATCGGCGGCCTGCTGGGGCTCTTCCACCTGGCGCAGCGGTTTTACGCGCCGATGCTTCGCTGGTTCCTGGCGCACAAGCTCGCCTTCCTGGCCATGCCCGCGGCGATGGTGGCGGTCGGCTACATGGGGTGGCTGGGCTTCGGGACCCTGTTCGGGTTCGTGCCCCGGGCGGCCGAGAAGGTCGGGATCGACGCGGCTTCCGTGCGCCGGACCCGCGTCTGGTCCACCCTCGTGCACGCTTTCCCCGGCCTGGGCAAGGAGTTCATGCCGCCGCTCGACGAGGGCTCGTTCCTCTACATGCCCACGACGATGCCCCACGCCTCGCTCGGCGAGGCGCTGGACGTCATCCGGAAACAGGACATGGCCATTCGCGCGATCCCGGAAGTGGAGTCCGTGGTGGGGAAAATCGGGCGCGCCGACAGCGCGCTCGACCCGGCCCCCGTCAACATGATCGAGACCGTCATCACGTACAAACCCGAATACATCGCCGATCGCGACGGCCGGCGGCTCTCCTTCCGCTACGACAAGAAACTCCGTGAATTCGTCCGCGAAAACGGCGAGTTGATCCCCGACCCGCGAGGCCGGCCCTTCCGGCAGTGGCGCGACGAAATCCGGAGCCCGGACGACATCTGGAAGGAGATCGTCGCCGCGGCGCAGGTGCCCGGGACCACCTCGGCGCCGCGGCTTCAGCCGATCGCGGCGCGTATCGTGATGCTCCAGAGCGGCATGCGCGCGCCCATGGGGGTCAAGGTCAAGGGCCCCGACCTGGACAGCGTGGAGCGGGGCGGGCTCGAGATCGAGCGGTTTCTCAAGGAGGTGCCCGAAGTCGAACCGGCCGCCGTCATCGCCGACCGGATCGTCGGCAAGCCCTACCTGGAGATCGATATCCGCCGCGAGGCCATCGCCCGCTACGGCCTGCAGATCGCGGACGTGCAGGACGTGATCGAGGTGGCCATCGGCGGGGCGCGCCTCACCACGACGGTGGAGGGCCGGAAGCGATTCCCCGTCCGCGTGCGCTACCTTCGCGAACTCCGCGACAGCGTCGAGACCCTGGAGCGGATCCTGGTGCCCGCCATGGGCGGCGCGCAGATCCCCCTGGCGCAACTGGCGGACATCCGCTACGTCCGCGGCCCGGAGGCCATCAAGAGCGAGGACACGTTCCTCATCGGGTATGTGCTCTTCGACAAGAAGCCCGGGCAGGCCGAGGTGGACGTCGTCGAGGCATGCCAGCGTTACCTGGCGGCCAAGCAAGCGTCGGGTGAATTGAAGCTCCCGCCCGGCGTCTCGTACCGGTTCGCCGGGAGCTACGAGAACCAGCTCCACGCGCAGAAAACGCTGTCGGTCATCCTGCCGATGACCCTGTTCGTCATCTTCATGATCATCTACTTCCAGTTCCGCTCGGTGATCACCACCTCGCTGGTGTTCGCCACGATCTTCGTCTGCTGGGCCGGCGGGCTGCTGCTGATCTGGCTGTACGGCCAGCCGTGGTTCCTGAACGTATCGATCCTGGGCGTGGACCTGCGCCACCTGTTCCAGGTGCATCCCGTCAACATGAGCATCGCCGTCTGGGTGGGCTTCCTGGCTCTTTTCGGGATCGCCTCGGACGACGCGGTGGTCATCTGCACGTACATGGACCAGCGGTTCGGCAAGGTGAAGCCGGCCACCGTCGGTGAAATCCGGGAGTCCACCGTGTATGCCGGCCAGCGGCGAATCCGGGCCTGCCTGATGACCACGGCGACCACGATCCTGGCGCTGCTGCCCGTGCTGACCTCGACGGGCCGCGGGGCGGACATCATGGTGCCGATGTCGCTCCCCGCCTTCGGCGGCATGGCCATCGAAGTGATCACGCTGTTCATGGCGCCCGTGCTGTACTGCTGGGTAAAGGAAAAGAGGCTGAAGGGATAG